The following proteins are co-located in the Triticum aestivum cultivar Chinese Spring chromosome 1A, IWGSC CS RefSeq v2.1, whole genome shotgun sequence genome:
- the LOC123059994 gene encoding protein MAINTENANCE OF PSII UNDER HIGH LIGHT 1 — protein sequence MKMACPAQSMLSASSCVLLRSSKPQQATIPRGGGGITGGNRFLTLSCNASSSPDDSECNDVECAPEKEVGSLSVEWLAEERTKVVGTFPPKKKGWTGLVEKDTAGQTNIYSIEPAVYVAESAISSGTAGTSSDGSENTAALTGGLALIFVAGAASILIQVSKNQPPVQTQYSGPPLSYYVAKFQPAAAAFSVQSSPPVVEPAAPEEAPSDSPTLEAEPSATAEQPSS from the exons ATGAAGATGGCTTGCCCTGCCCAATCCATGCTCTCCGCAAGCAGCTGCGTGCTCCTCAGGAGCAGCAAGCCCCAGCAGGCCACGATTCCGCGAGGAGGAGGGGGCATCACCGGCGGCAACAGGTTCTTGACGCTGTCCTGCAATGCTTCTTCGTCTCCGGACGACTCCGAGTGCAACGACGTGGAGTGCGCCCCGGAGAAGGAG GTCGGGAGCCTGAGCGTGGAGTGGCTGGCGGAGGAGAGGACCAAGGTCGTGGGGACCTTCCCTCCCAAGAAGAAAGGATGGACCGGCCTCGTCGAGAAGGACACCGCCGGCCAGACCAACATCTACTCCATCGAG CCGGCGGTGTACGTGGCGGAGAGCGCCATCAGCTCCGGCACGGCGGGGACGTCGTCCGATGGGTCCGAGAACACCGCGGCGCTCACGGGCGGGCTGGCCCTCATCTTCGTCGCCGGGGCGGCGTCCATCCTCATCCAGGTGAGCAAGAACCAGCCGCCCGTGCAGACCCAATACTCCGGCCCGCCTCTCAGCTACTACGTCGCCAAGTTCCAGCCGGCCGCCGCGGCATTCTCGGTCCAGTCGAGCCCCCCCGTTGTGGAACCGGCCGCGCCCGAGGAGGCGCCTTCTGATTCACCCACCTTAGAGGCTGAACCTTCGGCAACCGCGGAGCAGCCGTCGTCGTGA